From the genome of Reyranella humidisoli:
GGCCTCTACCGGCGTCTGGGCGGTCTCACCAACCAGGGCGAGATCGATTCCTTCGCCGCCGAACTGGTCGACCGGTTCGGCCGCATGCCGGTCGAGGCCGAATTCCTCCTGAACACCGTGGCCCTCAAGCTGCTTTGCCGCGCCGCCCAGGTCGAGAAGATCGACGCCGGCGAGAAGGCCGTCGTCTTCAGCTTCCACGACAACAAGTTCGAGCGACCCGACCGGCTGATCGGCTGGATCCAGAAAAACGCGCCGCTGGTGAAGCTCAGGCCCGACCACCGCGTGATCGTGATGCGCGTCTGGAAGGACGAGCGGCAGCGGCTTTCGGGCGTGACGTCGATCGTTTCTTCGCTGGCGAAGCTCGCCGCTTAGGCGACTTCTTCGGTCTGGGCTTCGCTTTCGGTTTCATCAGGGCCCTGGCCGTGCGCCGGGCGCAGCGCAGCAGCCAGTCGCTGAGGCGTGTATCGCCCGAGGCGCGCGCCAGGGTCACGGCGCCCACGGCGAGGATGGCGATGGCCGTTGCGTCGGCATCGAGCGCACGCCGCTTTCCCCTGGCAAGCTCGGCGATGACGCCATGGAGCACGTTGGCATAGGCGAGCCGCGCCGCCAGAGGCGCTCGCGCCACGTCGCCGGCGAGAGAGGCGAGGGCGCAGCCCTGCGCGCTGGCGGCGAGTGTCTCGCGGTCGAGATAGGCGTCCAGTACGGCTTCGGGTTTTTCGGCGGCGCGCAGCCTGGGCAGCAGCCCGTGCCCCATTCGCACGATCTCGGCGAACAGCGCCTCCTTCGACGTGAAGTGGGCATAGAAGGCGCCGCGCGTCAGCCCGGCCGCCAGCATGATGTCGTCGATGTTGGTTCCGGCGTGACCGCGCAGCCGGAACAGCCGCGCGGCGTGCTCGACGATCTCGGCCCGGATGGCGGCCTTGCGGGTGGCGCTGATGGGCATGATATGTCGATGATCATATCATATGATATCTGACATATGAAATGGCTGAATGCGCACGACCTCACCCTGAGGAGCGGCCGCAGGCCGCGTCTCGAAGGGTCGCTACAAACAAGGCGTGCGTTGCCCATCCTTCGAGACGCCACGCTAGGCGTGGCTCCTCAGGATGAGGTCAGTGGTGAATTGCCGAAGGTTGCTACGCGGTTGATTGTGCCGCGCTCGTGGCGGCGTCGCGTTCGGCGAGGTTGAAGACCTCGATGAAGGCGGGCGGGGGCTGGGCGCCGGAGACGGCGTACTTGCGGTTCACGATGAAGCAGGGCACGCCGTTGATGCCGAGACGTCGCGCATAGACGTCGGAGGCAACGACCTCCTGGCGGCCCTCGTCGCTGGCGAGGTGGTGGCGGGCGAGGTCCTCCTCGATGCCGGCGCGAACAGCGACCTCGATCAGCGTATCGCGATCGCCGATGTCGAGCCCTTCCTCGAAATAGGCCTTGAACAGCTCGCCCACGACCTCGTCCTGCCGCTCGACCTTGGCGCTCCAGTGGACCAGCCGGTGCGAGAGCACGGTGTTGGGGGTGCGCTTGATGCGTGAGAACTGGAATTCGATACCGGCCTCCCGGCCGCTCTCGGCAATCGCCTGGTAGATCTGGCGCGGCCGGTCGCCGCCGCCGAACTTGGCGCGGACATAGTCGTCGCGCGTCATGCCCTCGGCCGGCATGTCGGGGTTGAGCTGGAAGGGACGCCAGGCGATCGCGACGTCCGTGCGGCCGCTCTGCTCCAGCGCGCGCTCGAAGCGGCGCTTGCCGATGTAGCACCAGGGACAGATCGTATCGGAGACGATGTCGACGTAGATCATGGCGCGAGTTTATGCCTTTCGCGCCAGTGCAGGAAGAGGCCGGCGGCGGCGGCCACGGCGAGCGCCCCGGTGGTCAGCCAGGCCGCGCTCGGCCAGCCGCCGGCCGCCACAAGTGCGCCGGTGATGGGCGGACCGAGAAGGCCGCCGATGTTGGAGCCCTGCATCAGCAGGCCGGTCGAGGCACCGGCCAGTTCGGGGCGCGGGGCATGGACCGGGATGGCAGTGAACAGCGCGCCGGGCACGACCCCGATCACCGCCGAATAGACCCCGGCCAAGACGAGCCGCAGCAGGTCGGGCACGCCGCTCACGAAGATGCCTGCGGCGCACAGGCTCATCGAGAGGCAGGCGCCGACGATCACCGCCACCCTGGGGACGCCACGGTGCAGCAGCCAGCCGGCGCCGAGATTGCCGGTGACGTTCAGGATGGCGACGGCGGCGGTGACGATGGCGGCGGTCGAGGTCGAATAGCCCAGCCGCTCGGTCAGCAGGGTCGGCAGGAAGCCGATGATGGCGAACCAGCAGCAGGCATAAGCGCCGAAGCAGAGCGCGATCGCCAGCGGGCCGCCGCTGGTTGCCACTTCCTTCATCTCAGAAAGCAAAGGCCGGGGCGTGACCGGGAGCGGGTCAAGTTCGCGCCGGGGAACGGCCAGCAGCAGGAGCGCCGCGGCCATCAGCCCCGCCGCGGCCGCCGCGACGAGCCAGACGATGCGCCACGAGGTGCCGGGCAGCACGACGGCCGCGATCACCATCATGATGCCGGATCCGGCCGGCATGTAGGTGCTCCAGATCGCCATGGCGAGCCGCTGGTCGCCAGGGCGCGTGAGGCGCAGCAGCAGGCTCGGCACGGCCACCACGACGCTGATGAAGCCCAGCCCCTCGAGGATGCGACCGACCAGCAGCGAGTCGACATTGGGCGCGAAGGCTCCGGCGAGGCTCGCCCCGCCGGCCAGCAGCGTGCCGAAGATCGCCAGCCGTCGGTGGCCGATGCGGTCGGCCGTCAGTGCGATCGCCATGCCGCCCAGCGCCGTCATCAGGTTGATGACCGAGAGCAGCCAGCCCGCTTGTTCCAGCGTGGCGCCGAGATCGTCGCGGATCGACGGGAGGGCGGGGGGTGCCTTGCCGACCTGGAAGGCCGCGACCATGCCGGCCGCCACCAGCAGGGCGACCAGCGGCCATGGCGTGCGGGCAGGCGTCAGTATTGCACCCGCGCGGTGATGGCGCCGTCGACGACCATGTTGACGCCGGTGATGAACGAGGCGGGCGTGCCGGACAGAAACACGACGGCGTTCGCCACCTCTTGCGGCGTGCCCATGCGGCCGGTGGGGTTGCGTGCCAGCGAACGCTTGTAGCGGTCGCTGCCGGCGTCACGCTGGCGGCCCCAGGTGTTGCCGTCCTCGAGGATGGTGCCCGGCGAAACCATGTTGGCGCGCACGCCCTTCGGCGCCATCTCGATCGCCATCGACTTGATCATGGGCACCAGCGCGGCCTTCACCGAGCGGTAGGGCTGGGTGGGGCCGGCGACCTCGACCAGCGAGGTCGTGCCGATGATGGTGAGCGTGGCGCCGGACCCGCGCGCCTCCAGGTGAGGGCGGACGTTCAGCACCGCGTTCACCGTGGCGACGAGGTCGATCTCGATGGCCTTGCGCCAGCCCTCGACCGTGTTGTCGGTGCCGAGTGCGCTCACGTTGGCGACGAAATGGTCGATGCCGCCGTCGGCCGCGAAACCGTCGATCCACGCCTTCAGCGCGGCATTGTCGGTGACGTCGAGCGCGGTACCGGTGGCGCGGCCCTGCTGCGATCGCCATTCGGCCTCGCGCTCCCTGACCAGCGCCGCATCGCGAGCGCAAAATCCCACGACCGCGCCCTCGGCCAGGAAGGTGTCGACGATGGCGCGGCCGATGCTCTTCGTGCCGCCAGTTACCATCACGCGCTTGCCTTTGAGACCGAGGTCCATGTTTCCTCCGAACGGGTCGCTCGCCTATAAGGCCGGCATGAAACAGTGGAGCGTCCGGCATGTCCAAGCGATTCGACCTTAGCGGCAAAGTGGCCCTGGTGACCGGCGCCTCGTCTGGTCTCGGCGTGCATTTTGCGCGCACGCTCGCGGAAGCTGGCGCCTCGGTCGCCATCGCGGCGCGGCGCGCCGACCGGCTGGCCTCTCTTCAGGCGGAACTGCAACAGGGCGGCGCCAGGGCGCTGGCGGTCGATCTCGACGTGCAGTCGGCGGCGTCGATCGCGGCGGCCTTCGACAAGGTCGAGGCGGCTCTCGGGCCGGTCGACATACTGGTGAACAATGCCGGCATCTCGATCGTGAAGCCCGCACTCGACATGCCGGAAGCGGACTGGGATTCGGTCGTCGACACCAACCTGCGTGGCGCCTGGCTGATGACGCAGACGGCGGGCAAGCGCTGGGTGGCGGCCAAGCGGCCGGGCTCGATCGTCAACATCGCCTCGATCCTGGGTCTGCGCACGATCGGCCAGGTGGCGCCGTACAACGCCTCGAAGGCGGGTCTGATCCATCTCACGCGCGCGCTCGCTATGGAGTGGGCGCGCTACCAGATCCGCGTCAACGCGATCTGCCCCGGCTACATCGAGACCGAGATGAACGGCGACTTCTGGAAGACCCCGGGCGGCCAGCGCCTGATCGACCGCATTCCGCAGCGGCGCATCGGCCAGCCCGAGCATCTCGATGGCGCGCTGCTGCTGCTCGCGTCGGAAGCGGGCGCGTTCATGACCGGCAGCGTGATCACGGTCGACGGCGGCCACACGGTGAGTTCGCTGTAGCTCACCACCCGTTGATGCGGTCGTAGACGTCCACCACCGACCTGCCGCCGTCGAGGTCGCTGTCGACGACGTAGTAGCGGTCGTAGGCCGCAGCGGTGATGCAGGCGTGGTTGGGCAGGATGCGCACGCGCGTGCCTACGGGGAGGTTGCCGTAGGGCAGCGGTTCGTCGGCAGCGACGAAGCCGTGCTCCTGCGAGCATTCGATCACGGCCATGCCAGCCGCAGGCGGGTTGGCAATGGTGCCGTAGCCGACCTTGGGCTGGAATTCCTGCGCGCTGATGTCTTTCGAAAGGGCAAGCGCGCCGGCATCGACCAGCATCTGGTTGCGGTGCGGATAGTGGCCGATCACCGAGGCCAGCACCGAGAGCGCGATGTCGCCCGCGCCGCACGACCCGATATACTCCTGGTCGAGATCGTTGAAGACATAGACGCCCGGCCGCATCTCGGTGATGCCGGTGAAGTCGCGCGAATGCATCGCCGTCGGCGTCGAGCCGCCCGAGACGATCGGGCAGGGAATGCCGGCTGCGCGCAGCTTTTCCGCCGCAGTCACGATGGCCACGCGTTCCTGCTCGGCGACGCCCGCGATCCCGTCGGGCGTGCTCTGGTGATAGGAGTGACCGGCATGGGTCATGACGCCGGCGAGATCGACGCCCGGTGCCTCGTGCAGCACGCGCGCGATGTCGAGCAGGCCGGGCAGGGCGGGATAGGGAAGGCCGGCGCGGCCGCCGCCGCTGTCGATTTCGATGAATACGGAGAAGGTGTTGCTATCTTTCGCCGCCGTGGCGATAGCCTTCGCGACGGCGAGATTGTCGGTAACGACTCGCAGGTTCACGCCACGCCGGCGCAGTTCGGTCACGGCCGCGAGCTTCGCGGGGATGATACCGACGCCGTAGAGAATGTCCTTGAAGCCACCATCGGCGAAGTACCGCGCCTCGGCCAGGGTCGAGACGGTGATGCGCCCGTCATGGCCCTCGACGGCCATGCGGCCGATCTCGACCGACTTGGCGGTCTTGAGATGGGGGCGCAGCATCACACCGGCCTTTTGAAGGCGCTCGCTCATGCGCTTGAGGTTGCGGCGCAGGATCGCCCGGTCGAGAATGAGCGCGGGAGTCGGCAGGTCGTCGATTGTCTGTGTAGCCATGGTGGCGATTCTAGCATGCCGATCGAAAACGAGCGCAAATTTGTCCTGAACGAACAGGCGACGGACCTGGAGGCGGAGCTGGGCCGGCGGCCGGGCGTCGCGCGCCATCTGCTGCGGCAGGCCTATCTCGATGCGCCGGGCCTGCGCATCCGCTCCCTGGAAGGCGACGGTGGGACCGAGCACGTCTTCACATACAAGCGCACCATTGAGGGGCAGGTCGTCGAGATCGAGACCGGCCTCAGCGCCATCGACTTCGCGCGCTTGTGGACGCAGCGCAAGGAGACACTGGTCAAGGTCCGCTACTCATGGAGCGAAGGCCGCTATCACTGGGACGTCGACTTCTTCAAGCGCGACGACGCCTCGACCTATTTCGCCATGGCCGAGGTCGAGATGCCGGAAGAGCAGAACGAGCCACCGCCGCTGCCGGATTTCCTGGCAGCGCATCTGCTGATGACGGCGCCGGCGTTGGACCCGCGCTTCACCTCCAAGCGCATTGCCGACCAGACGCATGCCACCAAGCTGCTCGCCGACATTCGGGCGAACGGCGGGATCGCCTAGCTCTTCCGTGGCCTGATCCTCGGCAGTGTCACCAGCGACCAGGGATCGGGGAACTGGCCGACCGGGCAGTCGATCAGGAGCGGCACGCCCTTGGCGATGCCGCGCGAGATCGCCGCGCTCAGTTCGTCGGGCGATCCGACACGCACCGCATCGATGCTAAAGCTCTCGGCCATCTTCACGAAGTCCGGATTGCGCAGGTCCGTGGCGATGGTGCGGTTGTTGAACGACTGCTGCTGGATGCGCTTCACGTTGCCGAAGGCACCGTCGCTGAACACCACGGCCACGACGCCGATCCCGTGCTGGGCGGCCGTCGCCATCTCCATCGCGGTGAACATGAATCCGCCGTCGCCGCTGATCGACAGCACGGCGCTGTCGGGCTTGGCGATCTTGGCGCCGAGCGAGGTCGCGTAGCCCCAGCCCAGCGTGCCCTGGTAGCCGGGCGACAGGAAGGTGCGCGGCCTGTAGGTCGGCCAGGCGAAGCGGGCGGCGTAGCCCATCTGCGTCAGCTCATCGACCAGGATGCCGTCCTCGGGCAGGGCTTTTCGCATGGCTTCGAGGTAGGCGATCTGCGGCGCCAGCAGGTCGCGGATCTTCTTCGTGGACGCTGCCTTGATCTCGGCAACCTGCTCGGCCCGGCCGTTGCGCTTCATGTTGTGCTTGGCCAAACGATCGGCCAGCACCCTCAGCGTCGCCGTGGCGTCGCCCACGATTCCGATCTCCGGCTTGCGCTGGCGGTCGAGTTCCTCGCTGTCGGCATCGATGCGGATGATCTTCAGCGTGTCGTCGATGCCCCAGTTCTGCTGCTGCGGCTGCAGGCGTGTGCCGACGGCCAGCACGACATCGGCCTCGCCCCAGAACTGGTAGCCGGCCGGCGAGGTGATAGAGAGGCGATGGCGGCCGTCGATCACGCCCTGGCCCATGCGGCCGGTCATCACGGGCGCATCGAGCAGCTCGGCGATGCGCTGCACGTATTCACCCGCACCTTGGGCGCCCCCGCCGACGACAATCATCGGACGCTCGGCACCGCCCAGCAGCCTGGCGGCGCGCTCGACCGCGTCCTCGTCAACCGGGCAGGGATCGGCCAGCGCGGCCGTGCCGATCAGCTCGACTGGCGCACGACGCGCCCAGGTGTCCATCGCGCATTCGAGAGCGACCGGACGCTGGCGTCCCGAGAGCAGGCGGCGGAAGGCTTCATTCACAAGCCCGGGCGCGGCGCTTGGCGAGGGGATGCGGTCGGCCCACTTGGTGAGGCCGCGCATGATCGCCAGCTGGTCGGGCAGCTCATGCAACAAGCCGACGTTGCGACCGATCATCGACTGCTGGATCTGGCCCGTGAGCGCCAGCACCGGCGCATTGACCGCATAGGCGGTCGACAGCGCCGCCGTCGTGTTGAGAAAGCCCGGCCCGGGCACGACCACGTAGGCAGAGGGCTTGCCGGAGGCCATCGCATAGCCCAGCGCCATGTAGGCGCAGGCCTGCTCGTGGCGCGCGTGGATCGGCCGGATGGCGTTGGTGCGATCGTAGAGGGCGTCGAAGAACGGGTCGTTCTGGACGCCGGGAAGGCAGAAGAGGGTGTCGATGCCGTTCACTTCCAGCATCGACACGACGGTTTGGGCGGTGGTGAGGGTTTGCATGCCCTCAGTCTACACGCGCCAGGCCGGGTTCGCGCTACTCCACGCGCGCGCCCGATGCCTTGATGATCGGCGCGAGACGGGCTTCCTCGGAATCGCGGTAGGCCAGGGTGTCGGCCGGGCTGCGCCAGATTGCAATGGCGGCCTGGTCGAAGAACTTGGCCTTGAGGTCTTCGCTCTCCAGCGCCTTCTTCGACAGATCCGACAGTCGGGTGACGATCTCGGGCGGCAGCTTCGCGGGGCCCGTGAGCGTGGTCCACGAGTTGATGTCGAAGCCCGGCAGGGTCTCGGCGATGGCGGGCACGTCCGGCACGACCGGGCTGCGCTTGGCGGAGGTTACGCCTAGCGCCCGTACCTTGCCGGGGCGCGCCTGGGCCAGCGCGCCGGGGATGTTGTCGAAGATCATGTGGATCTGGCCGGCCAGCAGGTCCTGCATCGCGGGGCCGCCACCGCGATAGGGGACATGGATGATGTCGACCTTGGCCATGAGCTTGAACAGCTCGCCCGACAGGTGCAGCGTCGTGCCCGATCCGGCCGAGCCGTAGGAATACTTGCCGGGGTTCTTGCGCAGGAGCTCGATCAGCTCAGGCACGGTCTTGGCCGGCACATCGAGATTGACCACCAGCATGTTGGGCAACTGCCACATCGTCGAAATGAATGTGAAGTCGGTCCTGGCGTTGAACGGCAGCTTCGCATAGAGCGTCGGCGAGATGGCATGGCTGGCGATGCCGCCGAGGCCCAGCGTGTAGCCGTCGGGCGGTGACTGGGCGAGGGCGTCCATGCCGACATTGCCGCCGGAGCCACCCTTGTTCTCGACGATCCACTGCTGCCCGCTCAGCTCGCTCATCTTGGCGCAGAACATGCGCGACAGCGTGTCGGTGGCCCCGCCGGCCGGGAACGGATTGATGTAGCGGATGGTCTTGTTTGGATAGGTGCCCTGGGCCTTCACGAGGGCCGGAGCGGCGAGGGTTGCCGCGGCGATTCCGCCCACGACCGTGCGGCGTCCGATCAGACGCTTGCCGATTGTCATTTCTTGTTTCCTCCCTTTGACGGCAGGGAGCGTGCCAAAAACCGGGCCTGCCGTCGATGGGGGAGGCCCGAATGCCTTGATAAAGTCCCGGGATTGTGTCCGGTTTGGGGCGTAGCCGGCCTTGCCACTGCCTTCCAAATATCTGAAAAGTCGCCTCCATTGGGTACATTCGCCGATCAGGTGCAAAATGGCTTTGGGGGCCATCGCGCACCGGCAAGAGGAATGGTCATGTGGGGTTTTGAGCGTTGGGTCGCAGCGCGCTGGGTTGCCCGCGGCGCTGCCTTGGGAGCGCTGTGTTCCGTGGCCGCGACGCCGCTCGTGGCGCAGCAGCGGCCTGCAAGCCAGCCTGTACCGGCAGGCCAGGCGCAGCCCGCGCCCGCGCAAGCCGGGCCCGCCCAGCCGGCGCAGCAGACCGCGACGAGGAAGGCCAGGAAGCCGGGCGAGCCCTCGGAAGTCGATGTCTGCTACGGCATGACCGGCGCCAGCGCGGAGGGCAAGATCGAGGCCTGCACCGACGTGATCGACAATGGCCTGGCTTCGGGCGGCGCGCTCGCGCTTGCCTATCTCCATCGCGGCATGTCGTGGAAAGGGCCCGACAGCGACAAGCGCTCCAAGTCCGACTTTCGCACGGCCGTGCGCATGTACAACGACGCCGTCATGGCGCAGCCGCTCAACCCGCATCTCTACATCCAGCGCGGCGTCGTGCATCAGACGATCGGCGAGGCCGATCGTGCGATCATCGACTACAGCGATGCCATACGGCTCGCGCCGCGCGATACGCTTCCGCTGATCAACCGCGGCGTCGTGCTCTATACGCGCAAGGACAACAACGAGGGCGCGATCGCCGACTTCAACTCGGCGCTCAAGATCAACAACAAGGAAATCAGCGCCTGGACCAACCGCGGCATCGTCTATCGCAAGAAGGGCGACGTTAACCAGGCCATCGCGGACTTCACCACGGCCATCAAGATCCTGCCGGAGAAAATCCAGCCGGTATCGCTCACGATCGTGCCCGACTCGGTCACCAGCCAGCTCGCCAAGTCGCCGCAGCAGGAGGCCAACCGCATCGCGCTGCAGGCCGCCTTCGTCCATTTCCAGCGGGGCCTCGCCTGGTACGACAAGAACGACTACGACAAGGCGATTGCCGACTTCTCCGAGTCGATCCGCCTCAATCCGCGCGACGGCGCGCCCTGGGTCGGCCGCGGCGCGGCGTACATGTACAAGAACGACCTGAAGCA
Proteins encoded in this window:
- a CDS encoding alanine racemase codes for the protein MATQTIDDLPTPALILDRAILRRNLKRMSERLQKAGVMLRPHLKTAKSVEIGRMAVEGHDGRITVSTLAEARYFADGGFKDILYGVGIIPAKLAAVTELRRRGVNLRVVTDNLAVAKAIATAAKDSNTFSVFIEIDSGGGRAGLPYPALPGLLDIARVLHEAPGVDLAGVMTHAGHSYHQSTPDGIAGVAEQERVAIVTAAEKLRAAGIPCPIVSGGSTPTAMHSRDFTGITEMRPGVYVFNDLDQEYIGSCGAGDIALSVLASVIGHYPHRNQMLVDAGALALSKDISAQEFQPKVGYGTIANPPAAGMAVIECSQEHGFVAADEPLPYGNLPVGTRVRILPNHACITAAAYDRYYVVDSDLDGGRSVVDVYDRINGW
- a CDS encoding SDR family NAD(P)-dependent oxidoreductase produces the protein MSKRFDLSGKVALVTGASSGLGVHFARTLAEAGASVAIAARRADRLASLQAELQQGGARALAVDLDVQSAASIAAAFDKVEAALGPVDILVNNAGISIVKPALDMPEADWDSVVDTNLRGAWLMTQTAGKRWVAAKRPGSIVNIASILGLRTIGQVAPYNASKAGLIHLTRALAMEWARYQIRVNAICPGYIETEMNGDFWKTPGGQRLIDRIPQRRIGQPEHLDGALLLLASEAGAFMTGSVITVDGGHTVSSL
- a CDS encoding SDR family NAD(P)-dependent oxidoreductase, coding for MDLGLKGKRVMVTGGTKSIGRAIVDTFLAEGAVVGFCARDAALVREREAEWRSQQGRATGTALDVTDNAALKAWIDGFAADGGIDHFVANVSALGTDNTVEGWRKAIEIDLVATVNAVLNVRPHLEARGSGATLTIIGTTSLVEVAGPTQPYRSVKAALVPMIKSMAIEMAPKGVRANMVSPGTILEDGNTWGRQRDAGSDRYKRSLARNPTGRMGTPQEVANAVVFLSGTPASFITGVNMVVDGAITARVQY
- a CDS encoding MFS transporter, giving the protein MVAAFQVGKAPPALPSIRDDLGATLEQAGWLLSVINLMTALGGMAIALTADRIGHRRLAIFGTLLAGGASLAGAFAPNVDSLLVGRILEGLGFISVVVAVPSLLLRLTRPGDQRLAMAIWSTYMPAGSGIMMVIAAVVLPGTSWRIVWLVAAAAAGLMAAALLLLAVPRRELDPLPVTPRPLLSEMKEVATSGGPLAIALCFGAYACCWFAIIGFLPTLLTERLGYSTSTAAIVTAAVAILNVTGNLGAGWLLHRGVPRVAVIVGACLSMSLCAAGIFVSGVPDLLRLVLAGVYSAVIGVVPGALFTAIPVHAPRPELAGASTGLLMQGSNIGGLLGPPITGALVAAGGWPSAAWLTTGALAVAAAAGLFLHWRERHKLAP
- a CDS encoding Bug family tripartite tricarboxylate transporter substrate binding protein, which produces MTIGKRLIGRRTVVGGIAAATLAAPALVKAQGTYPNKTIRYINPFPAGGATDTLSRMFCAKMSELSGQQWIVENKGGSGGNVGMDALAQSPPDGYTLGLGGIASHAISPTLYAKLPFNARTDFTFISTMWQLPNMLVVNLDVPAKTVPELIELLRKNPGKYSYGSAGSGTTLHLSGELFKLMAKVDIIHVPYRGGGPAMQDLLAGQIHMIFDNIPGALAQARPGKVRALGVTSAKRSPVVPDVPAIAETLPGFDINSWTTLTGPAKLPPEIVTRLSDLSKKALESEDLKAKFFDQAAIAIWRSPADTLAYRDSEEARLAPIIKASGARVE
- a CDS encoding TetR/AcrR family transcriptional regulator — encoded protein: MPISATRKAAIRAEIVEHAARLFRLRGHAGTNIDDIMLAAGLTRGAFYAHFTSKEALFAEIVRMGHGLLPRLRAAEKPEAVLDAYLDRETLAASAQGCALASLAGDVARAPLAARLAYANVLHGVIAELARGKRRALDADATAIAILAVGAVTLARASGDTRLSDWLLRCARRTARALMKPKAKPRPKKSPKRRASPAKKRSTSRPKAAAARPSRRASRSRGGRA
- a CDS encoding thiamine pyrophosphate-dependent enzyme; translated protein: MQTLTTAQTVVSMLEVNGIDTLFCLPGVQNDPFFDALYDRTNAIRPIHARHEQACAYMALGYAMASGKPSAYVVVPGPGFLNTTAALSTAYAVNAPVLALTGQIQQSMIGRNVGLLHELPDQLAIMRGLTKWADRIPSPSAAPGLVNEAFRRLLSGRQRPVALECAMDTWARRAPVELIGTAALADPCPVDEDAVERAARLLGGAERPMIVVGGGAQGAGEYVQRIAELLDAPVMTGRMGQGVIDGRHRLSITSPAGYQFWGEADVVLAVGTRLQPQQQNWGIDDTLKIIRIDADSEELDRQRKPEIGIVGDATATLRVLADRLAKHNMKRNGRAEQVAEIKAASTKKIRDLLAPQIAYLEAMRKALPEDGILVDELTQMGYAARFAWPTYRPRTFLSPGYQGTLGWGYATSLGAKIAKPDSAVLSISGDGGFMFTAMEMATAAQHGIGVVAVVFSDGAFGNVKRIQQQSFNNRTIATDLRNPDFVKMAESFSIDAVRVGSPDELSAAISRGIAKGVPLLIDCPVGQFPDPWSLVTLPRIRPRKS
- a CDS encoding DsbA family oxidoreductase, with the protein product MIYVDIVSDTICPWCYIGKRRFERALEQSGRTDVAIAWRPFQLNPDMPAEGMTRDDYVRAKFGGGDRPRQIYQAIAESGREAGIEFQFSRIKRTPNTVLSHRLVHWSAKVERQDEVVGELFKAYFEEGLDIGDRDTLIEVAVRAGIEEDLARHHLASDEGRQEVVASDVYARRLGINGVPCFIVNRKYAVSGAQPPPAFIEVFNLAERDAATSAAQSTA